From the Solanum pennellii chromosome 4, SPENNV200 genome, one window contains:
- the LOC107016172 gene encoding cytochrome P450 71A1-like has protein sequence MDIPWVFIVFGSWLFALAFVFKKLNHPKRKLPPGPKPWPIIGNLNLLGSLPHKSLHHLSQKYGDLMLLKFGSKPVLIVSSPEMAKEILKTHDIIFASRPPLAAGKYISFNYSDMTWASYGPHWRQTRKISLTGLLNPTTLNSLEYIRVEERQTLISRLFPLSGKPILLKHHLALFTLRTINRLIMSETYYTSDASVVTHERLQWMFDEWFVLSGLINIGDWIPWLSWFDLQGYVKRMKALRKNMTEFYEYVLEDHKAKRHKEENYIPKDMVDVMLHLADDPNLEIKLTTDSMMALINDLVGGGTDTTATTIEWAFQELLRRPNIMEKAQQELDIAIGRERWVEEEDFSKLPYIDAIIKETFRLHPVCALLAPHYSLEDCNVAGYDIPKGTAVFVSGWSLGRNPKYWDRPEEFVPERFIGNNIDIKGQNFALLPFGSGRRRCPGYSLGLKIVQTTMANLLHGFNWKLGGDTKPEDISMDEIYGLTIHPKNPISLIMEPRLPLHLY, from the exons ATGGACATCCCTTGGGTTTTCATAGTGTTTGGCTCATGGCTATTTGCATTAGCTTTTGTCTTTAAAAAATTGAACCATCCCAAAAGGAAACTACCACCAGGTCCAAAGCCATGGCCAATTATTGGAAATTTGAACCTCCTTGGTTCACTCCCACATAAATCTTTGCACCATCTTTCACaaaaatatggagatttaatgCTACTAAAATTTGGCTCGAAGCCTGTTTTGATAGTATCATCTCCAGAAATGGCTAAAGAGATATTAAAAACACATGATATAATCTTTGCTTCTCGCCCTCCATTAGCTGCGGGTAAGTACATTAGCTTTAACTATTCAGACATGACATGGGCATCTTACGGTCCACACTGGCGTCAAACTAGAAAAATATCACTAACCGGACTACTTAATCCTACAACACTTAATTCATTAGAGTATATTCGTGTAGAGGAAAGACAAACTTTGATTTCTCGTCTTTTTCCTCTCTCAGGAAAACCAATTTTACTTAAACATCATTTAGCTCTATTTACTCTTCGCACTATAAATAGGTTGATTATGAGTGAAACATATTATACTAGTGATGCTTCAGTAGTAACTCACGAAAGATTGCAATGGATGTTTGATGAGTGGTTTGTTCTTAGTGGGCTTATTAATATTGGGGATTGGATACCTTGGCTTAGTTGGTTCGACTTACAAGGATACGTAAAACGAATGAAGGCATTAAGAAAGAATATGACagaattttatgaatatgtacTTGAAGATCACAAGGCAAAGAGGCATAAAGAGGAGAATTATATTCCAAAGGATATGGTTGATGTTATGTTACACCTTGCTGATGACCCTAATCTTGAAATTAAGCTTACTACAGATAGTATGATGGCATTAATAAAT GATTTGGTAGGTGGTGGAACAGATACTACAGCAACAACGATAGAGTGGGCATTTCAAGAACTTTTGAGGAGACCAAACATCATGGAGAAGGCACAGCAAGAGCTTGACATCGCCATTGGAAGAGAACGATGGGTAGAAGAAGAGGACTTCTCTAAGCTACCTTATATCGATGCCATAATCAAAGAGACATTTAGACTTCACCCTGTATGTGCATTGCTTGCTCCCCATTACTCTCTCGAGGATTGTAATGTTGCCGGTTATGACATACCAAAAGGGACAGCTGTTTTTGTAAGCGGATGGTCTTTAGGAAGAAATCCAAAGTATTGGGATAGACCAGAAGAGTTCGTTCCCGAAAGATTCATAGGAAATAACATAGATATAAAAGGGCAAAATTTCGCGTTGTTGCCATTTGGTTCGGGAAGGAGAAGATGCCCGGGATATAGCCTTGGCTTGAAGATTGTTCAAACAACAATGGCTAATTTGTTGCATGGATTCAATTGGAAATTAGGAGGAGATACGAAGCCAGAAGATATAAGCATGGACGAGATTTATGGATTGACTATACACCCAAAAAATCCGATATCTTTGATCATGGAACCAAGACTTCCACTCCATCTTTATTAG